TCAGGCCCAGCACGGCAACCGTCTTGCCATAGCCGTCCCCGCCCAGCGCCTGCACGACCTTGCGGCCCATGCTGCGCTTGCGGCTGTCATTGCTGGCGACGACGCTTTCCACGATGCGCAGCGGCGCCTCGAAATCCTCGCCGGTCTTCAGAAGGGCCAGCGTGTCCTTGGGGAAGCACGAGCCGCCATAGCCCGGCCCCGGCATCAGGAAGCGGCTGCCGATGCGCGTGTCGAGGCCGATGCCCTTGGCCACGTCCTGAACGTCTGCGCCCACTTTCTCGCACAGGTCGGCAATCTCGTTGATGAAGCCGATCTTGGTCGCAAGGAAGGCGTTGGCGGCGTATTTCGTCAGCTCCGCCCCGCGCCGGCTCATCACCAGCATCGGGCTCTCATTGCGGGTCAGCGGGCGATAGATGCCCTGCAGCACTTCTTCGGCATGTTCGTCATTCACGCCGATGACCACGCGGTCGGGGCGCTTGAAGTCGTCGATCGCCGCGCCTTCGCGCAGGAATTCGGGGTTGGATGCAACGGAGAATTCCAGGTCCGGGCAGGTCTCGCGGATGGTGCGCTCCACTTCGTCTCCCGTACCCACGGGGACGGTGGACTTGGTGACCACCACTGCGCCATCGCGCAGATGCGGCGCCATTTCGCGCGATGCGGCGTGGACATAAGTCAGGTCCGCATGGCCATCCCCGCGGCGGCTGGGCGTGCCGACCGCGATGAAGACCGCGTCCGCTTCCGGCAGTACGCTGGCGAGGTCCAGCGTGAAGTCCAGCCGGCCCGAGGCGACGTTTGCGGCCACCAGCTCGTCCAAACCCGGCTCGAAAATGGGGATGCGGCCGTCCAGCAGCGCGTCGATCTTGGACTGGTCCTTGTCCACGCAGGTCACGTGATGGCCGAAATCGGCAAAGCAGGTGCCCGAAACCAGGCCGACATAGCCGGTGCCGATCATCACGATACGCATGCGAAAATTCCCCTGTAATGCCTAAATGTCAGCCGCGCCCGCGATAGGATGCCACGCCCTGGTCGGGCAGCCACAGCCCTTCGGGCGGCGCAGCGCTTTGCCAGAAAATGTCGATCGGGATGCCGCCGCGCGGATACCAGTAGCCACCGATCCTGAGCCATTCGGGTTGCATTTCGGTGAACAGCCGCTGCCCGATGCCCACGGTCACGTCCTCGTGAAAGCCGTTGTGGTTGCGGAAACTGCCCAGGAACAGCTTCAGGCTCTTGGACTCCACGATCGTCTCGCCCGGCACATAATCGATCACGATATGTGCGAAATCGGGCTGGCTGGTCACCGGGCAAAGGCTGGTGAATTCCGGCGCGGCGAAGCGGATGAGATATTGCGTGCCCGGGCGCGGATTGGGGACGTAATCCAGCTCCGCCTCCGCCGGGGAGCCTGGGAGCGGGGTCTGCTGGCCCAGCTGGCGCGGGGCATTATCGCTTT
This genomic interval from Paraurantiacibacter namhicola contains the following:
- a CDS encoding UDP-glucose dehydrogenase family protein; the protein is MRIVMIGTGYVGLVSGTCFADFGHHVTCVDKDQSKIDALLDGRIPIFEPGLDELVAANVASGRLDFTLDLASVLPEADAVFIAVGTPSRRGDGHADLTYVHAASREMAPHLRDGAVVVTKSTVPVGTGDEVERTIRETCPDLEFSVASNPEFLREGAAIDDFKRPDRVVIGVNDEHAEEVLQGIYRPLTRNESPMLVMSRRGAELTKYAANAFLATKIGFINEIADLCEKVGADVQDVAKGIGLDTRIGSRFLMPGPGYGGSCFPKDTLALLKTGEDFEAPLRIVESVVASNDSRKRSMGRKVVQALGGDGYGKTVAVLGLTFKANTDDMRDSPAIAVVQALQDAGAKVKAYDPEGMEQAKAVINDVTYCENAYEAMDGADAAVIVTEWDVFRALDLKRAKDLLKQPLLVDLRNLYSRTEVEREGFTYVAVGR
- the queF gene encoding preQ(1) synthase, whose amino-acid sequence is MSGKSDNAPRQLGQQTPLPGSPAEAELDYVPNPRPGTQYLIRFAAPEFTSLCPVTSQPDFAHIVIDYVPGETIVESKSLKLFLGSFRNHNGFHEDVTVGIGQRLFTEMQPEWLRIGGYWYPRGGIPIDIFWQSAAPPEGLWLPDQGVASYRGRG